A window from Macaca fascicularis isolate 582-1 chromosome 20, T2T-MFA8v1.1 encodes these proteins:
- the LOC123570493 gene encoding SAGA-associated factor 29-like: protein MRRGVLMTLLQQSAMTLPLWIGKPGDKPPPLCGAIPASGDYVARPGDKVAAWVKAVDGDEQWILAEVVSYSHATNKYEVDDINEEGKDQETHPELTLDHPAAPVEGQPRDRP from the exons ATGCGCAGAGGGGTGCTGATGACCCTGCTGCAGCAGTCGGCCATGACCCTGCCCCTGTGGATCGGGAAGCCCGGTGACAA GCCCCCACCCCTCTGTGGGGCCATCCCCGCCTCAGGGGACTACGTGGCCAGACCTGGAGACAAGGTGGCTGCCTGGGTGAAGGCTGTGGATGGGGACGAGCAGTGGATCCTGGCCGAGGTGGTCAGTTACAGCCATGCCACCAACAA GTATGAGGTAGATGACATCAATGAAGAAGGCAAAGA CCAGGAGACACACCCTGAGCTGACGCTGGATCATCCCGCTGCCCCAGTGGAAGGCCAACCCCGAGACAGACCCTGA
- the LOC123566771 gene encoding sulfotransferase 1A1 isoform X1: MELIQDTSRPPLEYVKGVPLIKYFAEALGPLQSFRARPDDLLISTYPKSGTTWVSQILDMIYQGGDLEKCHRAPIFMRVPFLEFKVPGIPSGMETLKDTPAPRLLKTHLPLALLPQTLLDQKVKMVYVARNAKDVAVSYYHFYHMAKVYPEPGTWDSFLEKFMAGEVSYGSWYQHVQEWWELSHTHPVLYLFYEDMKENPKREIRKILEFVGRSLPEETVDLMVQHTSFKEMKKNPMANYTTVPQEFMDHSISPFMRKGMTGDWKTTFTVAQNERFDADYAEKMAGCSLSFRSEL, encoded by the exons ATGGAGCTGATCCAGGACACCTCTCGCCCGCCACTGGAGTATGTGAAGGGGGTTCCGCTCATCAAGTACTTTGCAGAGGCACTGGGACCCCTGCAGAGCTTCCGGGCCCGGCCCGATGACCTGCTCATCAGCACCTACCCCAAGTCCG ggACTACCTGGGTGAGCCAGATTCTGGACATGATCTACCAAGGCGGCGACTTGGAGAAGTGTCACCGAGCTCCCATCTTCATGCGGGTGCCCTTCCTTGAGTTCAAAGTCCCAGGGATTCCCTCAG GGATGGAGACTCTGAAAGACACACCGGCCCCACGGCTCCTGAAGACACACCTGCCCCTGGCTCTGCTGCCCCAGACTCTGTTGGATCAGAAGGTCAag ATGGTCTATGTTGCCCGCAACGCAAAGGATGTGGCGGTCTCCTACTACCACTTCTACCACATGGCCAAGGTGTACCCTGAGCCTGGGACCTGGGACAGCTTCCTGGAGAAGTTCATGGCCGGAGAAG TGTCCTACGGGTCCTGGTACCAGCACGTGCAGGAGTGGTGGGAGCTGAGCCACACCCACCCTGTTCTCTACCTCTTCTATGAAGACATGAAGGAG AACCCCAAAAGGGAGATTCGGAAGATCCTGGAGTTTGTGGGGCGCTCCCTGCCAGAGGAGACCGTGGACCTCATGGTTCAACACACGTCATTCAAGGAGATGAAGAAGAACCCTATGGCCAACTACACCACCGTCCCCCAGGAGTTCATGGACCACAGCATCTCCCCCTTCATGAGGAAAG GAATGACTGGGGACTGGAAAACCACCTTCACCGTGGCGCAGAATGAGCGCTTCGATGCGGACTATGCGGAGAAGATGGCaggctgcagcctcagcttccgcTCTGAGCTGTGA
- the LOC135964438 gene encoding sulfotransferase 1A1-like isoform X1, which yields MELIQDTSRPPLEYVKGVPLIKYFAEALGPLQSFRARPDDLLISTYPKSGTTWVSQILDMIYQGGDLEKCRRAPIFMRVPFLEFKAPGIPSGMETLKDTPAPRLLKTHLPLALLPQTLLDQKVKVVYVARNAKDVAVSYYHFYHMAKVHPEPGTWDSFLEKFMAGEVSYGSWYQHVQEWWELSHTHPVLYLFYEDMKENPKREIRKILEFVGRSLPEETVDLMVQHTSFKEMKKNPMANYTTIPQELMDHSISPFMRKGMTGDWKTTFTVAQNERFDADYAEKMAGCSLSFRSELVSISSQEKP from the exons ATGGAGCTGATCCAGGACACCTCTCGCCCGCCACTGGAGTATGTGAAGGGGGTTCCGCTCATCAAGTACTTTGCAGAGGCACTGGGACCCCTGCAGAGCTTCCGGGCCCGGCCCGATGACCTGCTCATCAGCACCTACCCCAAGTCCG ggACTACCTGGGTGAGCCAGATTCTGGACATGATCTACCAAGGTGGTGACCTGGAGAAGTGTCGCCGAGCTCCCATCTTCATGCGGGTGCCCTTCCTTGAGTTCAAAGCCCCAGGGATTCCCTCAG GGATGGAGACTCTGAAAGACACACCGGCCCCACGGCTCCTGAAGACACACCTGCCCCTGGCCCTGCTGCCCCAGACTCTGTTGGATCAGAAGGTCAag GTGGTCTATGTTGCCCGCAACGCAAAGGATGTCGCGGTCTCCTACTACCACTTCTACCACATGGCCAAGGTGCACCCCGAGCCTGGGACCTGGGACAGCTTCCTGGAGAAGTTCATGGCCGGAGAAG TGTCCTACGGGTCCTGGTACCAGCACGTGCAGGAGTGGTGGGAGCTGAGCCACACCCACCCTGTTCTCTACCTCTTCTATGAAGACATGAAGGAG AACCCCAAAAGGGAGATTCGGAAGATCCTGGAGTTTGTGGGGCGCTCCCTGCCAGAGGAGACCGTAGACCTCATGGTTCAACACACGTCATTCAAGGAGATGAAGAAGAACCCTATGGCCAACTACACCACCATCCCCCAGGAGCTCATGGACCACAGCATCTCCCCCTTCATGAGGAAAG GAATGACTGGGGACTGGAAAACCACCTTCACCGTGGCGCAGAATGAGCGCTTCGATGCGGACTATGCGGAGAAGATGGCaggctgcagcctcagcttccgcTCTGAGCT AGTCTCCATTTCAAGCCAAGAGAAACCATGA
- the LOC101926364 gene encoding sulfotransferase 1A1 isoform X2 gives MELIQDTSRPPLEYVKGVPLIKYFAEALGPLQSFRARPDDLLISTYPKSGTTWVSQILDMIYQGGDLEKCRRAPIFMRVPFLEFKAPGIPSGMETLKDTPAPRLLKTHLPLALLPQTLLDQKVKNPKREIRKILEFVGRSLPEETVDLMVQHTSFKEMKKNPMTNYTTVPQEFMDHSISPFMRKGMTGDWKTTFTVAQNERFDADYAEKMAGCSLSFRSEL, from the exons ATGGAGCTGATCCAGGACACCTCTCGCCCGCCACTGGAGTACGTGAAGGGGGTTCCGCTCATCAAGTACTTTGCAGAGGCACTGGGACCCCTGCAGAGCTTCCGGGCCCGGCCCGATGACCTGCTCATCAGCACCTATCCCAAGTCCG ggACTACCTGGGTGAGCCAGATTCTGGACATGATCTACCAAGGTGGCGACCTGGAGAAGTGTCGCCGAGCTCCCATCTTCATGCGGGTGCCCTTCCTTGAGTTCAAAGCCCCAGGGATTCCCTCAG GGATGGAGACTCTGAAAGACACACCGGCCCCACGGCTCCTGAAGACACACCTGCCCCTGGCTCTGCTGCCCCAGACTCTGTTGGATCAGAAGGTCAAG AACCCCAAAAGGGAGATTCGGAAGATCCTGGAGTTTGTGGGGCGCTCCCTGCCAGAGGAGACCGTGGACCTCATGGTTCAACACACGTCATTCAAGGAGATGAAGAAGAACCCTATGACCAACTACACCACCGTCCCCCAGGAGTTCATGGACCACAGCATCTCCCCCTTCATGAGGAAAG GAATGACTGGGGACTGGAAAACCACCTTCACCGTGGCGCAGAATGAGCGCTTCGATGCGGACTATGCGGAGAAGATGGCaggctgcagcctcagcttccgcTCTGAGCTGTGA
- the SGF29 gene encoding SAGA-associated factor 29 isoform X1, translating to MALVSADSRIAELLTELHQLIKQTQEERSRSEHNLVNIQKTHERMQTENKISPYYRTKLRGLYTTAKADAEAECNILRKALDKIAEIKSLLEERRIAAKIAGLYNDSEPPRKTMRRGVLMTLLQQSAMTLPLWIGKPGDKPPPLCGAIPASGDYVARPGDKVAARVKAVDGDEQWILAEVVSYSHATNKYEVDDIDEEGKERHTLSRRRVIPLPQWKANPETDPEALFQKEQLVLALYPQTTCFYRALIHAPPQRPQDDYSVLFEDTSYADGYSPPLNVAQRYVVACKEPKKK from the exons GAAGAGCGTTCGCGGAGCGAACACAACTTAGTGAACATCCAGAAGACCCATGAACGGATGCAGACAGAGAACAAGA TTTCTCCCTATTACCGGACAAAGCTGCGTGGCCTTTACACAACCGCCAAGGCCGATGCAGAGGCTGAGTGCAA CATCCTTCGGAAAGCTCTGGACAAGATCGCGGAAATCAAGTCTCTGTTGGAGGAGAGGCGGATTG CGGCCAAGATCGCAGGTCTCTACAATGACTCGGAGCCACCCCGGAAGACCATGCGCAGAGGGGTGCTGATGACCCTGCTGCAGCAGTCGGCCATGACCCTGCCCCTGTGGATCGGGAAGCCCGGTGACAA GCCCCCACCCCTCTGTGGGGCCATCCCCGCCTCAGGGGACTATGTGGCCAGACCTGGAGACAAGGTGGCTGCCCGGGTGAAGGCCGTGGATGGGGACGAGCAGTGGATCCTGGCCGAGGTGGTCAGTTACAGCCATGCCACCAACAA GTATGAGGTAGACGACATCGATGAAGAAGGCAAAGA GAGACACACCCTGAGCCGGCGCCGTGTCATCCCGCTGCCCCAGTGGAAGGCCAACCCAGAGACGGACCCCGAGGCCTTGTTTCAGAAGGAGCAGCTCGTGCTGGCCTTATATCCCCAGACCACCTGCTTCTACCGTGCCCTGATCCACGCACCCCCACAGCGG CCCCAGGATGACTACTCGGTCCTATTTGAAGACACCTCCTATGCAGACGGCTATTCCCCTCCCCTGAATGTGGCTCAGAGGTACGTGGTGGCTTGTAAGGAGCCCAAGAAAAAGTGA
- the LOC135964438 gene encoding sulfotransferase 1A1-like isoform X2, protein MELIQDTSRPPLEYVKGVPLIKYFAEALGPLQSFRARPDDLLISTYPKSGTTWVSQILDMIYQGGDLEKCRRAPIFMRVPFLEFKAPGIPSGMETLKDTPAPRLLKTHLPLALLPQTLLDQKVKVVYVARNAKDVAVSYYHFYHMAKVHPEPGTWDSFLEKFMAGEVSYGSWYQHVQEWWELSHTHPVLYLFYEDMKENPKREIRKILEFVGRSLPEETVDLMVQHTSFKEMKKNPMANYTTIPQELMDHSISPFMRKGMTGDWKTTFTVAQNERFDADYAEKMAGCSLSFRSEL, encoded by the exons ATGGAGCTGATCCAGGACACCTCTCGCCCGCCACTGGAGTATGTGAAGGGGGTTCCGCTCATCAAGTACTTTGCAGAGGCACTGGGACCCCTGCAGAGCTTCCGGGCCCGGCCCGATGACCTGCTCATCAGCACCTACCCCAAGTCCG ggACTACCTGGGTGAGCCAGATTCTGGACATGATCTACCAAGGTGGTGACCTGGAGAAGTGTCGCCGAGCTCCCATCTTCATGCGGGTGCCCTTCCTTGAGTTCAAAGCCCCAGGGATTCCCTCAG GGATGGAGACTCTGAAAGACACACCGGCCCCACGGCTCCTGAAGACACACCTGCCCCTGGCCCTGCTGCCCCAGACTCTGTTGGATCAGAAGGTCAag GTGGTCTATGTTGCCCGCAACGCAAAGGATGTCGCGGTCTCCTACTACCACTTCTACCACATGGCCAAGGTGCACCCCGAGCCTGGGACCTGGGACAGCTTCCTGGAGAAGTTCATGGCCGGAGAAG TGTCCTACGGGTCCTGGTACCAGCACGTGCAGGAGTGGTGGGAGCTGAGCCACACCCACCCTGTTCTCTACCTCTTCTATGAAGACATGAAGGAG AACCCCAAAAGGGAGATTCGGAAGATCCTGGAGTTTGTGGGGCGCTCCCTGCCAGAGGAGACCGTAGACCTCATGGTTCAACACACGTCATTCAAGGAGATGAAGAAGAACCCTATGGCCAACTACACCACCATCCCCCAGGAGCTCATGGACCACAGCATCTCCCCCTTCATGAGGAAAG GAATGACTGGGGACTGGAAAACCACCTTCACCGTGGCGCAGAATGAGCGCTTCGATGCGGACTATGCGGAGAAGATGGCaggctgcagcctcagcttccgcTCTGAGCTGTGA
- the SGF29 gene encoding SAGA-associated factor 29 isoform X3 has protein sequence MRRGVLMTLLQQSAMTLPLWIGKPGDKPPPLCGAIPASGDYVARPGDKVAARVKAVDGDEQWILAEVVSYSHATNKYEVDDIDEEGKERHTLSRRRVIPLPQWKANPETDPEALFQKEQLVLALYPQTTCFYRALIHAPPQRPQDDYSVLFEDTSYADGYSPPLNVAQRYVVACKEPKKK, from the exons ATGCGCAGAGGGGTGCTGATGACCCTGCTGCAGCAGTCGGCCATGACCCTGCCCCTGTGGATCGGGAAGCCCGGTGACAA GCCCCCACCCCTCTGTGGGGCCATCCCCGCCTCAGGGGACTATGTGGCCAGACCTGGAGACAAGGTGGCTGCCCGGGTGAAGGCCGTGGATGGGGACGAGCAGTGGATCCTGGCCGAGGTGGTCAGTTACAGCCATGCCACCAACAA GTATGAGGTAGACGACATCGATGAAGAAGGCAAAGA GAGACACACCCTGAGCCGGCGCCGTGTCATCCCGCTGCCCCAGTGGAAGGCCAACCCAGAGACGGACCCCGAGGCCTTGTTTCAGAAGGAGCAGCTCGTGCTGGCCTTATATCCCCAGACCACCTGCTTCTACCGTGCCCTGATCCACGCACCCCCACAGCGG CCCCAGGATGACTACTCGGTCCTATTTGAAGACACCTCCTATGCAGACGGCTATTCCCCTCCCCTGAATGTGGCTCAGAGGTACGTGGTGGCTTGTAAGGAGCCCAAGAAAAAGTGA
- the LOC101926364 gene encoding sulfotransferase 1A1-like isoform X1 — translation MELIQDTSRPPLEYVKGVPLIKYFAEALGPLQSFRARPDDLLISTYPKSGTTWVSQILDMIYQGGDLEKCRRAPIFMRVPFLEFKAPGIPSGMETLKDTPAPRLLKTHLPLALLPQTLLDQKVKMVYVARNAKDVAVSYYHFYHMAKVHPEPGTWDSFLEKFMAGEVSYGSWYQHVREWWELSHTHPVLYLFYEDMKENPKREIRKILEFVGRSLPEETVDLMVQHTSFKEMKKNPMTNYTTVPQEFMDHSISPFMRKGMTGDWKTTFTVAQNERFDADYAEKMAGCSLSFRSEL, via the exons ATGGAGCTGATCCAGGACACCTCTCGCCCGCCACTGGAGTACGTGAAGGGGGTTCCGCTCATCAAGTACTTTGCAGAGGCACTGGGACCCCTGCAGAGCTTCCGGGCCCGGCCCGATGACCTGCTCATCAGCACCTATCCCAAGTCCG ggACTACCTGGGTGAGCCAGATTCTGGACATGATCTACCAAGGTGGCGACCTGGAGAAGTGTCGCCGAGCTCCCATCTTCATGCGGGTGCCCTTCCTTGAGTTCAAAGCCCCAGGGATTCCCTCAG GGATGGAGACTCTGAAAGACACACCGGCCCCACGGCTCCTGAAGACACACCTGCCCCTGGCTCTGCTGCCCCAGACTCTGTTGGATCAGAAGGTCAAG ATGGTCTATGTTGCCCGCAACGCAAAGGATGTGGCGGTCTCCTACTACCACTTCTACCACATGGCCAAGGTGCACCCCGAGCCTGGGACCTGGGACAGCTTCCTGGAGAAGTTCATGGCCGGAGAAG TGTCCTACGGGTCCTGGTACCAGCACGTGCGGGAGTGGTGGGAGCTGAGCCACACCCACCCTGTTCTCTACCTCTTCTATGAAGACATGAAGGAG AACCCCAAAAGGGAGATTCGGAAGATCCTGGAGTTTGTGGGGCGCTCCCTGCCAGAGGAGACCGTGGACCTCATGGTTCAACACACGTCATTCAAGGAGATGAAGAAGAACCCTATGACCAACTACACCACCGTCCCCCAGGAGTTCATGGACCACAGCATCTCCCCCTTCATGAGGAAAG GAATGACTGGGGACTGGAAAACCACCTTCACCGTGGCGCAGAATGAGCGCTTCGATGCGGACTATGCGGAGAAGATGGCaggctgcagcctcagcttccgcTCTGAGCTGTGA
- the LOC123566771 gene encoding sulfotransferase 1A1 isoform X2, whose product MELIQDTSRPPLEYVKGVPLIKYFAEALGPLQSFRARPDDLLISTYPKSGTTWVSQILDMIYQGGDLEKCHRAPIFMRVPFLEFKVPGIPSGMETLKDTPAPRLLKTHLPLALLPQTLLDQKVKNPKREIRKILEFVGRSLPEETVDLMVQHTSFKEMKKNPMANYTTVPQEFMDHSISPFMRKGMTGDWKTTFTVAQNERFDADYAEKMAGCSLSFRSEL is encoded by the exons ATGGAGCTGATCCAGGACACCTCTCGCCCGCCACTGGAGTATGTGAAGGGGGTTCCGCTCATCAAGTACTTTGCAGAGGCACTGGGACCCCTGCAGAGCTTCCGGGCCCGGCCCGATGACCTGCTCATCAGCACCTACCCCAAGTCCG ggACTACCTGGGTGAGCCAGATTCTGGACATGATCTACCAAGGCGGCGACTTGGAGAAGTGTCACCGAGCTCCCATCTTCATGCGGGTGCCCTTCCTTGAGTTCAAAGTCCCAGGGATTCCCTCAG GGATGGAGACTCTGAAAGACACACCGGCCCCACGGCTCCTGAAGACACACCTGCCCCTGGCTCTGCTGCCCCAGACTCTGTTGGATCAGAAGGTCAag AACCCCAAAAGGGAGATTCGGAAGATCCTGGAGTTTGTGGGGCGCTCCCTGCCAGAGGAGACCGTGGACCTCATGGTTCAACACACGTCATTCAAGGAGATGAAGAAGAACCCTATGGCCAACTACACCACCGTCCCCCAGGAGTTCATGGACCACAGCATCTCCCCCTTCATGAGGAAAG GAATGACTGGGGACTGGAAAACCACCTTCACCGTGGCGCAGAATGAGCGCTTCGATGCGGACTATGCGGAGAAGATGGCaggctgcagcctcagcttccgcTCTGAGCTGTGA
- the SGF29 gene encoding SAGA-associated factor 29 isoform X2 yields the protein MALVSADSRIAELLTELHQLIKQTQEERSRSEHNLVNIQKTHERMQTENKISPYYRTKLRGLYTTAKADAEAECNILRKALDKIAEIKSLLEERRIAAKIAGLYNDSEPPRKTMRRGVLMTLLQQSAMTLPLWIGKPGDKYEVDDIDEEGKERHTLSRRRVIPLPQWKANPETDPEALFQKEQLVLALYPQTTCFYRALIHAPPQRPQDDYSVLFEDTSYADGYSPPLNVAQRYVVACKEPKKK from the exons GAAGAGCGTTCGCGGAGCGAACACAACTTAGTGAACATCCAGAAGACCCATGAACGGATGCAGACAGAGAACAAGA TTTCTCCCTATTACCGGACAAAGCTGCGTGGCCTTTACACAACCGCCAAGGCCGATGCAGAGGCTGAGTGCAA CATCCTTCGGAAAGCTCTGGACAAGATCGCGGAAATCAAGTCTCTGTTGGAGGAGAGGCGGATTG CGGCCAAGATCGCAGGTCTCTACAATGACTCGGAGCCACCCCGGAAGACCATGCGCAGAGGGGTGCTGATGACCCTGCTGCAGCAGTCGGCCATGACCCTGCCCCTGTGGATCGGGAAGCCCGGTGACAA GTATGAGGTAGACGACATCGATGAAGAAGGCAAAGA GAGACACACCCTGAGCCGGCGCCGTGTCATCCCGCTGCCCCAGTGGAAGGCCAACCCAGAGACGGACCCCGAGGCCTTGTTTCAGAAGGAGCAGCTCGTGCTGGCCTTATATCCCCAGACCACCTGCTTCTACCGTGCCCTGATCCACGCACCCCCACAGCGG CCCCAGGATGACTACTCGGTCCTATTTGAAGACACCTCCTATGCAGACGGCTATTCCCCTCCCCTGAATGTGGCTCAGAGGTACGTGGTGGCTTGTAAGGAGCCCAAGAAAAAGTGA